From the Rhizomicrobium palustre genome, the window CTCACGGTCGAGAACCAGCTTCTGCAAGCGCAGCGCGCGGTCACTGACCTCGATTCCCAAGCCTTCATCTATGACGTCGCGCTGGTGCGCGCTTTGGGCGGCGGTTACGCCGCAAAACGTTAACAGCCAGCCCCAGTCCACGAACGAAATTCGGAGTACAAGATGCAAAATTCGATTGAAGACGAGACGGTCGCGGCCCCGGCCCGCCGCAAGAAACTGTTCCTCCTCCTCGGGACCGCGGTTGCGGCGGTGGCCTTGGGCGCAGGCGGATATTGGTATTTCGTCGCCTCCCATTATGTCTCGACCGACAATGCCTATGTCCAAGTCTCCTCGGCGCAGGTCACCCCGCTGACCACCGGCCGCGTGATGGATGTGCGCGTGCATGATGCCGAAGCAGTCAAGAAGGGCGACATCCTGGTAGTGATCGATCCTGAAGACGCCAAGCTGCAGCTGGATCAGGCCCAGGCGGCCTATGCGCTCACCCTGCGCAAAGTGAAGACATATTTCGCCACCGCCGACGCGCGCCGCGCCGACTACGAACGCGCCAAGCTCGATTACGACCGCCGCGCCAAGATCCAAAAGAGCGGCGCGGTTTCAGGCGAAGAGCTTTCCACCATGAAGACCGGCCTCGAGACGGCAACCGCCGCCTTGGAATCCGCCGAAGCCATGACCCAAGGCACCTCGGTCGAAAAACACCCCGAAGTTCTGGCAGCGAAAGCGGCGCTTGATACCGCGCAGCTGAATTACGAGCGCACCATCATTCGCGCGCCCGTTTCCGGCATTGTCGCCCAGCGCAATGTCCAGATCGGCCAGATGATCCAGGCGGGGCGCCCGGTGATGACCGTGGTGCCCGTCGCCGATGTCTATGTCGATGCCAATTACAAGGAAGACCAGCTCGCCAAAGTGCGCCCCGGTCAGAATGCAGAATTGGAATCCGACATTTATGGCTCGTCGGTGAAATTCCGCGGCACGGTGATCGGCCTTGGCGGCGGCACGGGCGCGGCCTTCTCCCTCATTCCTGCACAGAACGCCACCGGCAACTGGATCAAGGTCGTGCAACGCGTGCCGGTGCGCATCGCGCTCGATCCCGAAGACCTCAAGGCGCATCCGCTGCGGGTCGGACTTTCCATGCAAGCCACCATCGACGTCTCCAAGTAATAGGTATTGTCGTGAGCAGTGCGGCTATCGCTATCGGGACACCTAAGCGCGAACTCAGCGGCATGGAAGTTGCCGCCATCGTGCTTGTCCTTTCCATGGGCAACTTCCTGGCGGTGCTGGACACCACCATTGCCAACGTTCTGGTGCCCGATATCGCGGGCAGCCTTGCGGTTTCCTCGAGCAACGGCACCTGGGTGACGACCGCCTATGCCGTTGCCGAAGCCATCATGGTGCCGCTGACCGGCTGGCTGGCAGGCCGTTTCGGACCGGTGAAGGTGTTCGTGGCCGGGATTTTCGGCTTCGGCATCTTCTCGCTTCTCTGCGGCCTTGCCACCTCGCTCGGCATGCTGATCGCCTTCCGCGTGGCGCTGGGCATTTGCGGCGGGCCGCTGATCCCGATTTCGCAGACCCTGCTGTTGAAGATC encodes:
- a CDS encoding HlyD family secretion protein, which translates into the protein MQNSIEDETVAAPARRKKLFLLLGTAVAAVALGAGGYWYFVASHYVSTDNAYVQVSSAQVTPLTTGRVMDVRVHDAEAVKKGDILVVIDPEDAKLQLDQAQAAYALTLRKVKTYFATADARRADYERAKLDYDRRAKIQKSGAVSGEELSTMKTGLETATAALESAEAMTQGTSVEKHPEVLAAKAALDTAQLNYERTIIRAPVSGIVAQRNVQIGQMIQAGRPVMTVVPVADVYVDANYKEDQLAKVRPGQNAELESDIYGSSVKFRGTVIGLGGGTGAAFSLIPAQNATGNWIKVVQRVPVRIALDPEDLKAHPLRVGLSMQATIDVSK